The following are encoded together in the Juglans microcarpa x Juglans regia isolate MS1-56 chromosome 2D, Jm3101_v1.0, whole genome shotgun sequence genome:
- the LOC121248877 gene encoding uncharacterized protein LOC121248877, with protein MLKDMKGFVCCVSVHVLVIVILLVPEVMSARHNGWSRSRHGGHGHAHSSTEPKPKDGMNMAKPDFYKERKSLKRNGHDTVQIAGSSLPDCSHACGSCSPCRLVMVSFICASLAEAETCPMAYKCMCNNKSYPVP; from the exons ATGCTCAAAGACATGAAGGgttttgtttgttgtgtttCTGTTCATGTACTTGTCATTGTTATCCTTCTTGTTCCAGAAGTGATGTCCGCGAGGCACAATGGCTGGTCACGCTCAC GTCATGGAGGCCATGGCCATGCACATTCCAGTACAGAGCCTAAACCAAAAGATGGGATGAATATGGCAAAACCTGATTTCTATAAGGAAAGGAAATCGCTTAAGAGAAATGGACACGATACAGTCCAAATTGCAGGGTCAAGCTTGCCCGACTGCTCTCACGCATGTGGCTCCTGCTCGCCATGTCGACTAGTCATGGTGAGCTTCATTTGTGCATCTCTTGCAGAGGCCGAGACATGCCCTATGGCTTACAAATGTATGTGTAATAACAAGTCTTATCCTGTTCCTTGA